In Acipenser ruthenus chromosome 6, fAciRut3.2 maternal haplotype, whole genome shotgun sequence, the following proteins share a genomic window:
- the LOC117410801 gene encoding galectin-related protein-like, whose amino-acid sequence MAVSGTERDGINIDGYLNNSFGSSGLGSPDREDIARLLTVPFSGRIKGGMRPGKKIIVMGIVDPEPESFDISLTCGDTDDSRADVAMELSARFPERQFLRKACVSGEWSEDETTIPYFPFIQDQPFRIEIHCEHQRFRIFVDGHQLFDFFHRVESLPSIDTIKINGSLQITKLG is encoded by the exons ATGGCGGTATCGGGAACTGAAAGGGACGGAATA aatattgATGGATACCTGAACAACTCATTCGGGTCTTCTGGACTAGGGTCTCCTGACCGTGAAGACATTGCACGCCTGTTG ACTGTTCCTTTTAGTGGCCGAATAAAGGGAGGAATGAGACCAGGGAAAAAAATAATCGTGATGGGGATTGTGGACCCCGAGCCTGAAAG TTTTGACATCAGCCTCACTTGTGGTGACACGGATGATTCTCGTGCTGATGTGGCTATGGAGCTGAGTGCCAGGTTCCCGGAGAGGCAATTCCTCAGAAAGGCGTGTGTGTCGGGGGAATGGAGTGAGGATGAAACGACAATCCCTTACTTCCCGTTCATTCAGGACCAGCCATTTAGG atTGAAATCCATTGTGAGCACCAGCGCTTCAGAATATTCGTGGATGGACACCAGCTCTTTGACTTTTTCCACCGTGTTGAGTCTTTACCATCCATTGACACAATAAAGATTAACGGGAGCTTACAGATAACTAAACTGGGCTAG